The DNA window TTACTTCCTGTAGGGCGCGAACCAGCCGAGCCCGGCTTCGGTGCCGGCCGCCGGCACGTACTCGCAGCCGATCCAGCCGTCGTAGCCGGCCTCGTCGATGGCCTTGAACAGGAAGGGATAGTTGATCTCGCCGGTGCCCGGCTCGTGCCGGCCGGGGGTGTCTGCCAGCTGCATGTGGCCGATGACGCCGATGTTGGCCTTGATGGTGTTGGCCAGTTCGCCCTCCATGCGCTGCATGTGGTAGATGTCGTACTGCAGCTTGAGGTTCGGCGCCGCCACCTCGGCGATGATGTCGATCGCCTGCTTGGAATAGTTCAGATAGAAGCCCGGCATGTCGCGGAAGTTGATCGGCTCGATCACCAGCATCAGGCCGGCCTTGGCGGTTTCCGCCGCCGCGAACCTGATGTTGGCGACATAGGTGGCGCGCAACTTGTCCTCGGCGACGCCCTTCGGCTTGAGACCCGCCATGGCGTGCACGCGCGAGCACTTGAGCGCCTTGGCGTAGTCGATGGCCTTGCCAACCGAATCTTGGAACTCGCCGACCCGGTCGGGCAGGCATGCCAGGCCGCGTTCGCCCTTGGCCCAGTCGCCGGGCGGCATGTTGAACAGCACCTGGGTGAGCCCGTTCTCGGCCAGCTTGGCGGCCAGGTCGTCCTTGGCGTAGGCATAGGGAAACAGGTACTCGACCCCCTGGTAGCCGGCCTTGGCGGCGGCCTTGAAGCGATCGAGGAAATCGACCTCGTTGAACTGCATCGACAGGTTGGCGGCGAATTTCGGCATGGCACACTCCCTTGGGCTCCGACCCGATCCCGGATCGTCTCTCGCACCCCTCCTAATTCCTCGGAGAGCGGACGACAAGAACTCTCGCCTCGAAAACGTTTCGCCAGGAGAAAAAACACGAAAGATTCTGAAAGTCACCCGCCCCCAGGTATACCGGCCGGCGGCCCGGCGGGCAAACGATTGAGTGGCCCACCGGCTCTTGACGCAAAATCGCCGCTCCCTTAGCCTGGGAAAGTTCAAGGTGACGGTTTCATCCGCAAGCCTCGGCCGGCGGATGGAAAAAAGGGAACACGGTGCGATCCCAAATCGGATTCAGTCCGTGGCTGCCCCCGCAACTGTGAGCGGCGAGTCTGTGCCCCAAGAAGCCACTGGGAAACTGGGAAGGCGGGGCGCCAGGACAATGACCCGCAAGCCAGGAGACCTGCCGCCACCTGCGTCACCTACCAGTGGACGGGGTCTTTCCAGTGGTCCGGTATTCCGAGTGCGGTGACGCCGCTTTTTGGTGTGGCCGCATGGGAAAATCGGACCGCGGATCATGGATATCTTTCAGTCAAGACCCGTGAAGGGAACGCCGGACGCCAGGGGTGCGTGCCGGTTCCCGACGTCTTTCTCGTGCGTGCTTCTTTCCCTTTCCGTCGAAGGAGGCAGGACTCATGAGAAACTATCGAAATCGCTATCGAAACGCTGTTGAAACCTTGGTGCTCGCCGGCGCGCTTGCCGCCGCCGGCTTCGTCACTGCGGCCGCCCAGGAACCGGACGGCCAACTGGAGGAGGTGGTGGTCACCGCCAGCCGCTTGGGCGTCGGCCTGCCCGGCACCTCGACGACGGTGATCGAGGCCGAGGACATCGCCCGCTCGCCGGCCACCACGCTGCCCGACCTGTTGTCCCGCGAGGCGGGGGTGCAGAGCCGCGACTTCTACAGTGCGTCGGGCGCCGATTCGGCGGTCGACATCCGGGGCTTCGGCGCGACGGCGTCGTCGAACACCCTGGTCCTGGTCAACGGCCGCCGGCTGAATGACTTCGATCTGGCCGGCGTCGACTGGAGCAACATCCCGCTCGAAAGCATCGAGCGCATCGAGATCACGCGCGGCAACGCCGGCGCCGTGCTTTATGGCGACGGCGCGGTGGGCGGCGTCGTCAACATCGTCACCAAGACGGCGGTCCCGCAGGGCCCCTCGGGCAAGGTCAGCGCCAAATACGGCTCTTACCAGCACCGCGAGACCAACGTGTCGGCAACCCACGGCGCCGGCGACGTATCGCTCAGCGCCTATGGCACCCTCATCGACGCCCAGAACTATCGCGACAACAACGATCTGACCCAGCGCAACCTGGTCACCGAGGCAAGGCGACGCACCGACGAGGGCCAGGTCTACGTCAACCTGGGCGTCGACGATCAGCGCCTGGGCACACCGGGCGCCCGGCGGGTCACCCTGACCAGCACCCAGTTGGAACCCGAAAGCGTACGGCGCCAAGCCACCACGCCCGACGACTACACCCGGCAGAACGGCGTCGCGCTGACCGTCGGCGGCACCCGCCGGATCACCAAGAATGTCGAAGCCGTCCTCGATGCCGGCTACCGCATCAAGGACACCGAGGCGCGTACGGTCAGCAACTTCGGCCCGCAATTCGATGCCTACGTCGATACCGAGCTGGCGACCTTCTCGCTGACGCCCCGGCTCAATATCGACGCCGACCTGTGGCGGCGGCCGACCGACACCACCCTCGGCATCGACTACTACTACTCCGACTACAATTCGGACCGCCAGCTGTCCCCCGACGGCGCCGCCTATCACCGCTACGACGGCAAGCAGCACAGTGCCGCCCTTTATGCGCAGAACACGCTGGCTTTCTCCGACACGCTCGACCTGTCGGCCGGCGGCCGCGTCCAGTCCACCCGCTTCACCGCGGGAGACATCTACGATCCCAGCCTGCTGGCCTTTCCGGCCTTCGACGGTCATCGCGAGTCCTTGACCGACACCAGTAACGACTTCGCCCTGAATGCCGGCCTCGATTACCGGCTGACCGACAGCGTGGCCCTGTTCGGCCGTGTGGCCCGCAGCTTCCGGGCGCCGACCGTCGACGAACGCGTCGGTTCCGACCCCAGCCACAAGTCCTTCGTGCTCAAGACCCAGACATCGCGGGACGCCGAGGTCGGCACCCGGCTGAGCTTCGGCAAGGTCGAGGTACAATCCAGCGCCTACTACATGGCGCTGCGAGACGAGCTGCACTACGACCCCGACTCCGGCGTCAACAAGAACTTCGACCCGACCCGCCGCTACGGCGTCGAGAACAGCCTGGACTGGCGGGCCACCGAGACCGTCGGCGTCAAGGCCAACCTCACCTACACAAAGGCCGAGTTCACCGACGGCCCCTACAAGGGCAACACCGTGCCCCTGGTTTCGGACTGGACGGCCAGCACCAGCCTTTCCTGGGACATGGTCGAGAAGTACCTGACGGGCACGGCGACGGTCAGCTACTACAGTTCCCAGAACATGGAGAACGACGAGGCCAACTTTCAGCCGGAAATGCCCGGCTACACGCTCGTCGACCTGAAGCTGGGCGGCGAATACAACGCGCTGACCTGGTCGGCCACCGTGAATAACGTGCTCGACGTCGACTACTACAACTATGCGGTGGCCAGTTCGACCGCCTACGGAACCTTCAACGCCTATCCCCTGCCCGGCCGCACCTACTGGCTGGAAGCCGGGGTGACCTTCTGAGCGGAGGACGCGCCTGAGGATGGGGACGGTTTCAGCCAGCAGCCAGGGACAAGCGACCGCCGGCCGCGGCGCGACGATCGTCGCCGCCGTCTGCTCCGCCGCCCTGCACGGCGCGCTGGCGGCCGGCGTGTTCCTGTGGCCGGCCGGCCCCGTCCCCTATTCCGCCGGCGCTCCCATCGTCGTCGAACTGGTGGTCGCGGCCCCGCAGAACGGCGCGTCGGCCGCGGCGGCGGCAATGGGCGCCGCCGCGCCCGACGACGGCCCGGCCGCCGAGATTGACATAGCGATGAGCGTCCAATCCGGTCCTGACGACGTCCCCCCCTCGGAAGGCGGGGCGGCGGCGCCGGACCATTCCCGGGAAGCCGCCACCCAGACCGAACCACCGGCGCCGCCAGCCGCCGCCCCGGTCATTCCACGGCCCGCCCGCCGTCCGGTCACGCCCCCTGCGGAAGACGCAAGCGCCACGCCCGGCGGTCGCGAACCGCCGACAGTTTTGGACAAGACGGCCGATGGAACGGCGATCGCCGCCCTCGCCGGCGAATCCCCCTCCTCGGGAATCGCGACCGGCGGCGATACGCCAGCGGGCGGGGACGTCGCCGCACTGCCGCAGGTGGGTCCGCGTTTCGCCATCGGTTCGGCCGGCAATCCGCTTCCCCGCTATCCGACGGCTGCCCGCCGGCGCGGCCTGGAAGGCCGGGTCGTGCTGCGCGTCTTCGTCACCACCGACGGCCGGGCCGGGTCGGTCAGCGTGCGGACCGCCAGCCCCCATCCGCTCCTCGACGAAGCCGCCATCGAGACGCTGCGCCGCTGGCGGTTCGAGCCGGCCCGCCGGGCCGGCGTGCCGGTGGCGGCGTGGGTCGACATCCCGATCACCTTCCGGCTCAACGACTGAGCGGTTCAGTCGACGTAGACGACCCCGTCGCCGGCCAGGAACTTCTGCGCCCAAGCGGGCTGCACGACGCCGGCGGCAATTTCCCGCTCGACCCCGGTCTCCTTCGTCTTGATGGCCTCGACGGCCCTGACGGCGTCGGCAAAATGCGCCTGCGGCAGGATCACCACGCCGTCGGCGTCGCCGACCACGATGTCGCCCGCCCGTACGATGACGCCGCCGATCGAAATCTCGCCGCCGATCTCGCCGGGACCGGTTTTCTGCGGCGCATTCGGATTCAGCCCCTGGGCAAAGATGGGAAGACCGACACCGGTCAAGCCCTTGAGGTCGCGCGCCATGCCGTCGGTGACAACCGCCACCGCGCCGGCATTCTTGAAGAAGCCGGCCATCAGGTCGCCCAGCACCGCCGATCCGGTCCAGCCGCCGGTGGTGATGACCAGAACGTCGCCGGGGGCCAGCACGCCGACCGCCAGATACGGCGCCAGGTTGTCACCGGGCCCCGCCCGCACCGTCAGCGCCGAGCCGATGATGGGCGCCGATGGAAACAGCGGCTTGATGGCAGGGTTCAGCGCCCCCCGACGGCCCTGAATATCGGTGAAGTTGCCGGTCGGGTAGCCGGTCAACGCCCTGAGAAGGGCGGGGTCGGCCCGCTTGATGTGGCGGTGGATGGTCACGGCCTGGTCGCCTGCCATGGGTGAGGTCCTTTCCTGATCGTTGCCCAACGGACACGATCATGCCTCCGCAAACGCCCCAGGGCAAATGGGCGATAAGGCCGTCAGGCGGCGCGCACGTTGGCCAGGAACTTGTCGACCTCGGCGCGCAGCGTTTCGGATTGGCGGGACAGGTCGGCCGCCGTCGACTGGATCTGGGTGGCCGCCGCCCCCGTCTCGTTGGCCGCCTGACTGACGCCGCCGATATTGGCAGAAACCTCTTGGGTTCCTGCCGCCGCCTGTTCGACGTTGCGGGCGATCTCCTGGGTGGCGGCGCCCTGCTCCTCGACCGCCGAGGCGACACCCGAGTTGACCTCGTTGATCTTCGAGATCGTCTTGGTGATCGAGTTGATGGCCGCCACGGCCTCCTGCGTCGCCGACTGGATGCCGGCGATCTGGGCGCCGATCTCGTCTGTCGCCTTGGCCGTCTGGTTGGCCAGGTTCTTGACCTCGGAAGCAACCACCGCAAAACCCTTGCCGGCGTCGCCGGCCCGGGCCGCCTCGATGGTGGCGTTGAGCGCCAGCAGGTTGGTCTGCTCGGCGATGTCGGTGATCAGCGCCACCACTTCGCCGATCTTCTGGGCTGCCGCAGCGAGACCCTGGACCTTGACGTTGGTCTGCTCGGCCTCGGTCACTGCGGCCGAGGCGATTTGCGAGGCCTGGGTCACCTGGCGGCTGATCTCGGAGATCGAGGAGGATAGCTCCTCGGCCGCCGAGGCCACCGTCTGCACGTTGGCCGAGGCCTGTTCCGAGGCCGCGGCCACGGCCGAAGCCTGCCGGGTGGCTTCCTCGGCAGTGGCACTCATGGCCTCGGAGGAGGAGCGCATCTCGGTCGCCGCCGAGGATACCTGGTTGACCACCTGGCCGACCGAAGCCTCGAAGGCGTCGGCCATCGTCTCCATGGCCTGGCGCTTCTCCTTCTCGGCGCAGCGCTGATTTTCCTCGTTTTCGGACTCGAGTTTTACCTTCTCGATGGCGTTGTCCTTGAACACCTGGACGGCGGCCGCCATTTCGCCCATCTCGTCGCGGCGTCCGCGGGCCGGCACCTCGACCTCCAGATCGCCGCCGGCCAGACGGCTCATCGCCTGGGTCATGACCAAAAGGGGCCTGCTGACGATCCGCGACAGCAGAACGATCAGGGCGCCGATCAGGATGATGACGGCCGTCCCCGCCACCAGCACCTCGCCCCAAAGGGCGCCGGCGATCAGCTCTTGCAGGGGATCGGTACTCCAGGCGATGGCCAGGGTGCCCGCCCGGTCCTTGTTCTTGCCCGAAACGACCGGAACCACGACCACGATGTGACGGGCCGTCTCCGTCGTCACGCTTTCGCCCTTGGCCAGGGCGTCGGGCTGTATTTTAAGAGCGCCGCTCAGATCATGGGCCGGAAAATGGGGGGACGCGAAGCTGGTGAACACCTTGCCTTCGGCGTCGAACGTGCTGACAGCGGCCAGATTGGTCGAGGTATCGGCGGCGAAGTCGGCGTAGGCCCGTTCGATGGCGTCCGTCTTCTTCCACTGCAGGCCGCCCGCCACCTGGATCGCCAGAAGCTGCGTGATTTTCTCCACGTCGTTCTGGAACTGACCGAAGAGATGGTCCTTCATGTCGACCGCCCGAATGCCGGCAGTCGTGGCGAAGCCGACAAGAACGGCGACTCCCAGCATGGACGACACCTTGAAGCCGATCGACCGCCCCTTGGTGAAAAACTGCCGCGTGCCATTCATGGTTTTCCCTCCGGTTTAGCCGGTCGGCAAGGTCACCCCGTGGACCCCCTTGCCGACCGGGAACGTTGCTGGCCGTTTCGTCCTACTTGAGGTTTTCGACGTCCAGGCCAACGGTCACCGCGCCGATGACCTTCTTGGTGTCGGGGTCGATCACCGGAAGGCTCAACTGGCTCTGGAAGCGCTGGGTCGATTCGTCCTGCGACACGTCGCTGATATGCATGGCGTCGGGACCGACCTTGAAAGTCTTCTGCCACTTGGCCTCGTCACCCTGCCAGTAGTCCGAGGTGACCTGGCTCTGGCCGACGTTGAGTCCCTTGTCGTCCATGACGAAGATTTCGGTGATCAGGCCCTGGCTGTCGGCTTCCACCTTCTTCAGGTACTTGGACAGTCCGTTGCCGAGAACGGCATCGATCAGCGGCTTGGCGGACGCCTTGGTCTCGGCCATCCACTGCTTGTCCATCTTGTCGATGTCGGCCTGGGTCAGTGACGCGTTCTTGGCGTTCTGCGCCTTGATGGCGTCGACAACGACGGCGTTGTTCACCCAAGCCGGAGCCTTGGTCTTGGCATACTCGGCCATCGGCGCCTCATGGGGGCCGGCAGCCATGGCCGGGCTCGCAATCAGGGCCAACGGAGCGAGAAGAGCGAACAGTTTAAAAGCGGATTTCCTCATCAGATCTCTCCTGGAAGCTGGTGATCATTTCGTCTGTAGGCCCGGGATGGACGAAGGCGATCCGGGAATACGAGCCATTCCAGGTTAGTCGGCGGCGTGTTTCAGGATGATTTCCAATTCGAGGAAGTTTGTAACGAATTGTTGTTATTCGACGTCAAAATGAAACAAATATACAAACCAGCCCATGGGATTGGTTTATACCGCACTTTCCGGAATTCGCTGGGCCCCCGTCGATGCCATTGCCGGCCAGGGCGGCACTTTTCCCCAGCAAACAGACGCCCCCGCCTCATTGGAGGCGGGGGCGCTTTATGGATCGACGTGGAACGCGCCGCGGCCAAGCCCGGTCAGGCGGCCCGCACGCTGGCCAGGAATTTGTCGACTTCGGCGCGCAGCGTCTCGGATTGGCGGGACAGGTCGGCCGCCGTCGACTGGATCTGCGTGGCCGCCGCCCCGGTTTCGTTGGCGGCCTGACTGACGCCGGAGATGTTGGCCGAAACCTCCTGGGTTCCTGCCGCCGCCTGTTCGACGTTGCGGGCGATCTCCTGCGTCGCCGCGCCCTGTTCCTCGACCGCCGAGGCAACGCCCGAGTTGACCTCGTTGATCTGGGAGATGGTCTTGGTGATCGATTCGATGGCCGAGACCGCTTCCCGGGTCGCCGACTGGATGCCGGCGATCTGGGCGCCGATCTCGTCGGTCGCCTTGGCCGTCTGGTTGGCCAGGTTCTTGACCTCGCTGGCAACTACGGCGAAGCCCTTGCCGGCGTCGCCGGCCCGGGCCGCCTCGATGGTGGCGTTGAGGGCCAGCAGGTTGGTCTGCTCGGCGATGTCGGTGATCAGCGCCACCACCTCGCCGATCTTCTGGGCGGCCGCAGCGAGACCCTGGACCTTGACGTTGGTCTGTTCGGCCTCGGTCACCGCGGCCGAGGCGATCTGGGACGCCTGGGTCACCTGGCGGCTGATCTCGGAAATCGAGGAGGATAGCTCCTCGGCCGCCGAGGCCACCGTCTGCACGTTGGCCGAGGCCTGTTCCGAGGCCGCGGCCACGGCCGAAGCCTGCCGGGTGGCTTCCTCGGCAGTGGCACTCATGGCCTCGGAGGAGGAGCGCATCTCGGTCGCCGCCGAGGACACCTGGCCGACAACGTGGCCGACCGAAGCCTCGAAGGTATCGGCCATCGTCAGCATGGCCTGGCGCTTTTCCGCCTCGGCCCGGCGATCCTTCTCCTCCTGTTCCTCGCGCATACGCTCCATCTCGTGGGTCTTTTCCAGGAAGACGCCCATGCTCCGCGCCAAGTCCCCGATCTCGTTCTTCTGGTCGGTGAACTTGACCTCGATCGACTTGTCGCCCCCGGCCAGGCGCTGCATGCCGCCGGTGATAAAGGCCAGCGGTTTGGTAATGCCTCGCCCGATGACCCAGGACATCCCCACCACCGCCGCCAGGATGACGGCAGAGACGGCGCCGACGATGGCCAGCACGCGCATGAAGATGTCATCGACGTCGTCGATATAGATGCCCGAGCCGACAATCCACTGCCACGGCGCGAAGGCCTTGACGTATGAAATCTTCGGGACCGGCTTTTGAAAACCAGGCTTCGGCCAAGCATACGCGACAAACCCGTGGCCGGCTTTCTTGCTGACGGAGACCATCTCGTCGAACAGCTTGACGCCGTTCGGGTCCGCGCTTCCCGCCAATGACTTTCCATCCATCTCCGGCTTGAACGGATGCATGAGCATCACATTGTCGAAGGACTGCACCCAGAAGTATTCCTGCTCGTCATAGCGCAGCTTGTTGAGAGCCGCGATCGAGGCCTTTTGGGCCTGCTCGCGGGTCATGCTGCCCGCTTTTTCGAGTGACTGGTAATAGCCCAGGAGGCTTTCCGCCACCTGGACCACGTGTTCGGTCTTGATTTTGCGGTCCTCCAGCAAATTCTGGCGGATTTCGAAAAGCGCAAAACCGCCAACCGCCACAATGCCGATGCCCGCGCCCGCAACAATCAAAAGCAGGCGTGATGCCAATCTCAGTCGATCCAGGACCATCTGTTGCCTCTTACAAGTTTGCGGCTTCTTGCTTTTCTTCATGCCGCCTTGGATGGAATCCACTTCGCGATCGCCGGGAAGATTTTCGTCGGCCCTGGCCATCGCGGGTGGTACTCGTCGGTCGAGAACCTGGACGAAAAGAAAAAGGGTTCCCGACGATCGAGATCAATTCATACAGGAGTCGTGTAAATAAAGGATGACTGGCCGCGACTATTTTGTAACGAATTGTCGCGGGATCGTTACAGCTTAACAGAAACGACCATTCGGCAATGGCGGCGGCGCCGGGACAAAACCCCCGGGTGGCGCCGATGCATACCCTTTCCATGGAAAGGCATCGCCCCGTCTTCCCATCGGAAGGCGGGGCGATTTTTTCAGCCGTTGTTGGGGGACTATTCGTCCGGTCAGGCGGCCCGTACGCCGGTCAGGAAATGGTCGACCTCGGCGCGCA is part of the Shumkonia mesophila genome and encodes:
- a CDS encoding methyl-accepting chemotaxis protein, which encodes MNGTRQFFTKGRSIGFKVSSMLGVAVLVGFATTAGIRAVDMKDHLFGQFQNDVEKITQLLAIQVAGGLQWKKTDAIERAYADFAADTSTNLAAVSTFDAEGKVFTSFASPHFPAHDLSGALKIQPDALAKGESVTTETARHIVVVVPVVSGKNKDRAGTLAIAWSTDPLQELIAGALWGEVLVAGTAVIILIGALIVLLSRIVSRPLLVMTQAMSRLAGGDLEVEVPARGRRDEMGEMAAAVQVFKDNAIEKVKLESENEENQRCAEKEKRQAMETMADAFEASVGQVVNQVSSAATEMRSSSEAMSATAEEATRQASAVAAASEQASANVQTVASAAEELSSSISEISRQVTQASQIASAAVTEAEQTNVKVQGLAAAAQKIGEVVALITDIAEQTNLLALNATIEAARAGDAGKGFAVVASEVKNLANQTAKATDEIGAQIAGIQSATQEAVAAINSITKTISKINEVNSGVASAVEEQGAATQEIARNVEQAAAGTQEVSANIGGVSQAANETGAAATQIQSTAADLSRQSETLRAEVDKFLANVRAA
- the otnI gene encoding 2-oxo-tetronate isomerase, translated to MPKFAANLSMQFNEVDFLDRFKAAAKAGYQGVEYLFPYAYAKDDLAAKLAENGLTQVLFNMPPGDWAKGERGLACLPDRVGEFQDSVGKAIDYAKALKCSRVHAMAGLKPKGVAEDKLRATYVANIRFAAAETAKAGLMLVIEPINFRDMPGFYLNYSKQAIDIIAEVAAPNLKLQYDIYHMQRMEGELANTIKANIGVIGHMQLADTPGRHEPGTGEINYPFLFKAIDEAGYDGWIGCEYVPAAGTEAGLGWFAPYRK
- a CDS encoding PDC sensor domain-containing protein, with the protein product MRKSAFKLFALLAPLALIASPAMAAGPHEAPMAEYAKTKAPAWVNNAVVVDAIKAQNAKNASLTQADIDKMDKQWMAETKASAKPLIDAVLGNGLSKYLKKVEADSQGLITEIFVMDDKGLNVGQSQVTSDYWQGDEAKWQKTFKVGPDAMHISDVSQDESTQRFQSQLSLPVIDPDTKKVIGAVTVGLDVENLK
- a CDS encoding methyl-accepting chemotaxis protein; this translates as MVLDRLRLASRLLLIVAGAGIGIVAVGGFALFEIRQNLLEDRKIKTEHVVQVAESLLGYYQSLEKAGSMTREQAQKASIAALNKLRYDEQEYFWVQSFDNVMLMHPFKPEMDGKSLAGSADPNGVKLFDEMVSVSKKAGHGFVAYAWPKPGFQKPVPKISYVKAFAPWQWIVGSGIYIDDVDDIFMRVLAIVGAVSAVILAAVVGMSWVIGRGITKPLAFITGGMQRLAGGDKSIEVKFTDQKNEIGDLARSMGVFLEKTHEMERMREEQEEKDRRAEAEKRQAMLTMADTFEASVGHVVGQVSSAATEMRSSSEAMSATAEEATRQASAVAAASEQASANVQTVASAAEELSSSISEISRQVTQASQIASAAVTEAEQTNVKVQGLAAAAQKIGEVVALITDIAEQTNLLALNATIEAARAGDAGKGFAVVASEVKNLANQTAKATDEIGAQIAGIQSATREAVSAIESITKTISQINEVNSGVASAVEEQGAATQEIARNVEQAAAGTQEVSANISGVSQAANETGAAATQIQSTAADLSRQSETLRAEVDKFLASVRAA
- a CDS encoding energy transducer TonB: MGTVSASSQGQATAGRGATIVAAVCSAALHGALAAGVFLWPAGPVPYSAGAPIVVELVVAAPQNGASAAAAAMGAAAPDDGPAAEIDIAMSVQSGPDDVPPSEGGAAAPDHSREAATQTEPPAPPAAAPVIPRPARRPVTPPAEDASATPGGREPPTVLDKTADGTAIAALAGESPSSGIATGGDTPAGGDVAALPQVGPRFAIGSAGNPLPRYPTAARRRGLEGRVVLRVFVTTDGRAGSVSVRTASPHPLLDEAAIETLRRWRFEPARRAGVPVAAWVDIPITFRLND
- a CDS encoding TonB-dependent receptor; translated protein: MRNYRNRYRNAVETLVLAGALAAAGFVTAAAQEPDGQLEEVVVTASRLGVGLPGTSTTVIEAEDIARSPATTLPDLLSREAGVQSRDFYSASGADSAVDIRGFGATASSNTLVLVNGRRLNDFDLAGVDWSNIPLESIERIEITRGNAGAVLYGDGAVGGVVNIVTKTAVPQGPSGKVSAKYGSYQHRETNVSATHGAGDVSLSAYGTLIDAQNYRDNNDLTQRNLVTEARRRTDEGQVYVNLGVDDQRLGTPGARRVTLTSTQLEPESVRRQATTPDDYTRQNGVALTVGGTRRITKNVEAVLDAGYRIKDTEARTVSNFGPQFDAYVDTELATFSLTPRLNIDADLWRRPTDTTLGIDYYYSDYNSDRQLSPDGAAYHRYDGKQHSAALYAQNTLAFSDTLDLSAGGRVQSTRFTAGDIYDPSLLAFPAFDGHRESLTDTSNDFALNAGLDYRLTDSVALFGRVARSFRAPTVDERVGSDPSHKSFVLKTQTSRDAEVGTRLSFGKVEVQSSAYYMALRDELHYDPDSGVNKNFDPTRRYGVENSLDWRATETVGVKANLTYTKAEFTDGPYKGNTVPLVSDWTASTSLSWDMVEKYLTGTATVSYYSSQNMENDEANFQPEMPGYTLVDLKLGGEYNALTWSATVNNVLDVDYYNYAVASSTAYGTFNAYPLPGRTYWLEAGVTF
- a CDS encoding RraA family protein, which gives rise to MAGDQAVTIHRHIKRADPALLRALTGYPTGNFTDIQGRRGALNPAIKPLFPSAPIIGSALTVRAGPGDNLAPYLAVGVLAPGDVLVITTGGWTGSAVLGDLMAGFFKNAGAVAVVTDGMARDLKGLTGVGLPIFAQGLNPNAPQKTGPGEIGGEISIGGVIVRAGDIVVGDADGVVILPQAHFADAVRAVEAIKTKETGVEREIAAGVVQPAWAQKFLAGDGVVYVD